A window of Kineococcus sp. NBC_00420 genomic DNA:
AGAAGTCCTCGTCGAAGCACCCGAGCGCGAGGAACGTGCTGCGTCGGACGGCCATGCACGCACCCGTCGTCCAGTCGACCTCGAGGAGTTCGCCGGGGGCGGGTTTCGCGTAGAGCCCGGCCCGGGGGAACACCTTGTGCAGGCCCGCGGCGTGGACCAGCGCGCGGGCCGCGGTGGGTTCCCAGCCGCCGACGCCGAGTTCCACCTTCCCGTTGACGCCGGCCATCGTCGCGGCCGAAGCGGCCAGGGTCGCGTCACCGGCGACGTCGGCCACCAGGGTCTGCAGGTGCTCCAAGGTGGGGCGGGAGTCGGGGTTGCCGAACACCACGAACTCGTGGGTCGAGGTCCGCGCCCCCATGTTGGCGGCACGGGCGAAACCCTTCCCGCCCCCGGAGTCGACGTAGCGGGTGTTGCGACGCTGCGCCGGCAACTGCGACAACCCGTCCACGTCGGAGGCGTTGTCGACCACGACGACGGGGAGCTCCTCGGGCAGGTTCTCGAGGAGGGCGCGGATCTGGTGGGCGCTGCGGTAGCTGACGAGCACCAGTTCCACGTCGTGGGTGAGCACCCCTCCGCCGTCCTCGCGGCCCGCGCTCTCCGTCGCCTCGTCCATCGTCCCGCCCCTGGTCTGCGTCACGTGCGAGCTCACGTTCGTCCCCGTCCCCATCGAATCCCCACCGAGTCCCCCCATCGTCGATCCCCCGTGCCCCCGCGCCGGTGTCCGGCACCCGGGAACGGATGCATCGTCGCCGAGCGGGGCGCCGCGATCCAGTGTGGACCCCCCGGTCGGGGACCCGTGAGGGTGACGCAGGGTGGCGAACGGGTGGTTCTGCGAATTCTCCGGTGGAAGTTCTTCTAGAAAAACTAACTCGCTGTAAAACATGTCTCACGCTTTGTCATGGCTTGCGACGGAACGCTCTCGGAAACGTCGTGAAACTACTGTGCGTGATGAGTAGAACACGTAAGCCGTTGTTGCCTGGCCGGGACGCCCTTGCAAG
This region includes:
- a CDS encoding glycosyltransferase family 2 protein, with the protein product MTQTRGGTMDEATESAGREDGGGVLTHDVELVLVSYRSAHQIRALLENLPEELPVVVVDNASDVDGLSQLPAQRRNTRYVDSGGGKGFARAANMGARTSTHEFVVFGNPDSRPTLEHLQTLVADVAGDATLAASAATMAGVNGKVELGVGGWEPTAARALVHAAGLHKVFPRAGLYAKPAPGELLEVDWTTGACMAVRRSTFLALGCFDEDFYVYNEDMMFGRSARAAGLHEKLRTDVIVPHAAGGSGAPSLEMLRLRGAAMRRYLGRHHGAATVNGISSVLALGYAVRTVQCRVLRRTDRADQHWAYVKGVTTGRASVAGRVVMERLK